A single Silvibacterium dinghuense DNA region contains:
- a CDS encoding L-rhamnose/proton symporter RhaT yields the protein MRVGANPVLGILFHWIGGFCSATNFIPFRRIRRWSWEIYWIVQGVAAWLIAPLLVASLFVPHIFTILRNSPRGAIGYAILFGVLWGIGGLTFGLSVRYLGIGLGYAISLGLCTAFGTLIPPIYTGTMGSIAGTLSGRVILLGIGVCLAAVVINGFAGWSKEREVTAEDKLEAGESEYSLVRGVSVAIFAGIMSSCFNFGLTAGAPIGQVAARELQSAGRLQIWHNLPVLIVVLWGGFLTNLVWSVILIVKNRSLRQFAGEPGNNPMRAGHATGSTMMDVDPRELIQRIAPGILVQNYVFAAMAGVIWYFQFFFYSLGQTKMGRYDFSSWTLHMASIIIFATLWGLAFREWRGTSLRTRVLVGIGLCALIGSTLIVGYGNYLQAK from the coding sequence ATGCGCGTGGGCGCCAATCCGGTACTCGGAATCCTGTTTCACTGGATCGGCGGCTTCTGCTCCGCCACCAACTTTATCCCCTTCCGCCGCATCCGGCGCTGGTCGTGGGAGATTTACTGGATCGTGCAGGGAGTGGCCGCATGGCTCATCGCGCCCCTGCTCGTGGCCTCGCTCTTCGTCCCCCATATCTTCACCATCCTGCGCAACTCGCCGCGCGGAGCCATCGGCTACGCGATCCTCTTCGGCGTTCTGTGGGGTATCGGTGGCCTCACCTTCGGGCTCTCGGTCCGCTACCTGGGGATCGGCCTGGGGTACGCCATCTCGCTCGGCCTCTGCACCGCCTTCGGCACCCTCATCCCGCCGATCTACACCGGAACCATGGGCTCGATTGCCGGCACACTCTCCGGCCGCGTGATCCTGCTGGGCATCGGGGTCTGCCTCGCTGCTGTGGTCATCAACGGCTTCGCCGGCTGGTCCAAGGAGCGCGAAGTCACCGCGGAAGACAAGCTGGAGGCCGGTGAGAGCGAGTACTCACTGGTTCGTGGAGTCTCGGTCGCCATCTTCGCCGGCATCATGAGTTCCTGTTTCAACTTCGGTCTTACCGCCGGCGCGCCGATCGGTCAGGTAGCGGCTCGCGAGCTCCAGTCTGCTGGCCGGCTCCAGATCTGGCATAACCTGCCGGTGCTCATCGTGGTGCTCTGGGGCGGATTCCTCACCAATCTCGTCTGGTCGGTGATTCTCATCGTGAAGAACCGCTCGCTGCGGCAGTTTGCCGGCGAGCCCGGCAACAACCCCATGCGCGCCGGTCACGCCACCGGCTCCACCATGATGGACGTCGATCCGCGCGAGCTCATCCAGCGCATTGCTCCCGGCATCCTGGTGCAGAACTACGTCTTCGCCGCCATGGCGGGCGTCATCTGGTACTTCCAGTTCTTCTTCTACTCACTCGGGCAGACGAAGATGGGCCGCTACGACTTCTCTTCATGGACCCTGCACATGGCCTCGATCATCATCTTTGCCACGCTCTGGGGACTGGCCTTCCGCGAATGGCGAGGCACCTCGTTACGCACGCGCGTATTGGTCGGCATCGGCCTCTGCGCGCTCATCGGCTCCACGCTGATCGTGGGTTACGGCAACTATCTGCAGGCGAAGTAG
- a CDS encoding glycoside hydrolase family 28 protein, with product MLFDATRRELLRFSGMGLAATAAPALAMASGRTHTGSTTPAMAGSPARFDVRQFGATGDGKTVDSPAINKAIEAAAAAGGGTVTFPAGSYLCFSVRLKSHVHLELMAGTAIIAADSPKPGDATGYNGGTYDAAEPNLPWEPYQDYGHNHWHNSLLWGEDLDNVAITGPGLIWGRGLSNGRDHVMLGYPFRAEQAGVGNKAIALKNCRNVLFRDFAILKGGHFGLLLTGVDNLTIDGLVIDTDRDGMDIDCCRNVRVANCTVNSPWDDGICPKSSYALGYARSTDNVTITNCYVTGTYQLGTVLDGTFKKFTGQESAEMRPFYTGRIKCGTESNGGFRNITISNCVFEGCHGLALESEDGALLEDIAVSNLTMRDLISGPLFLRLGARLRGPQATTKVGTLRRVTISNIASYNSASKLCAIASGVPQAAIEDLRIANIFMEHQGGAPQSYAGITPPENEAKYPDPAMFGPMPSQGFFFRHVKRLEVSHTEVAAATPDPRPAFYLEDVERADFIAVTAPAGQPAFRLKDVRDLRVRISRAAADATLDKATDQTL from the coding sequence ATGCTCTTTGACGCGACGCGGCGCGAGCTGCTGCGTTTCTCCGGCATGGGCCTGGCAGCGACAGCCGCACCGGCCCTGGCCATGGCCTCGGGTAGAACCCACACCGGCAGCACCACCCCGGCGATGGCAGGGTCTCCTGCCCGCTTCGACGTCCGCCAGTTCGGCGCAACCGGCGACGGCAAGACTGTCGACAGCCCGGCTATCAACAAAGCCATCGAAGCCGCAGCCGCGGCAGGCGGCGGCACCGTAACCTTCCCCGCCGGAAGCTACCTCTGCTTCTCGGTCCGCCTGAAGAGCCACGTGCATCTCGAGCTCATGGCGGGCACGGCCATCATCGCCGCCGACTCGCCCAAGCCCGGCGATGCCACCGGCTACAACGGCGGCACCTATGATGCCGCGGAGCCGAACCTGCCCTGGGAGCCGTATCAGGATTACGGTCACAATCACTGGCACAATTCCTTGCTCTGGGGTGAGGATCTCGACAACGTCGCCATCACCGGGCCGGGACTGATCTGGGGACGCGGGCTCTCGAACGGACGCGACCATGTGATGCTGGGCTATCCCTTCCGGGCCGAGCAGGCCGGCGTAGGCAACAAGGCCATCGCGCTGAAGAACTGCCGCAATGTGCTCTTCCGCGACTTCGCGATCCTCAAGGGCGGACACTTCGGGCTGCTGCTCACCGGTGTCGATAACCTGACGATCGACGGACTGGTGATCGACACCGACCGCGACGGCATGGATATCGATTGCTGCCGCAACGTGCGCGTCGCCAACTGCACCGTGAATTCGCCGTGGGACGACGGCATCTGTCCGAAGTCGAGCTATGCGCTGGGCTATGCGCGCTCGACCGACAATGTGACGATCACCAACTGCTATGTGACCGGCACCTATCAGCTGGGCACGGTGCTCGACGGCACATTCAAAAAGTTCACCGGGCAGGAATCGGCGGAGATGCGGCCCTTCTACACCGGCCGGATCAAGTGCGGCACCGAATCGAACGGCGGATTCCGCAACATCACGATCTCGAATTGCGTCTTCGAGGGCTGCCATGGCCTCGCGCTCGAGAGCGAGGATGGCGCGCTGCTTGAAGACATTGCCGTCTCGAACCTCACCATGCGCGACCTGATCAGCGGACCGCTGTTTCTTCGCCTGGGCGCGCGCCTGCGCGGACCGCAGGCGACCACCAAGGTGGGCACGCTGCGCCGCGTGACAATCAGCAACATCGCCAGCTACAACTCGGCTTCAAAGCTGTGCGCCATTGCCTCGGGGGTGCCGCAGGCCGCCATCGAGGACCTGCGCATCGCCAACATCTTCATGGAGCATCAGGGCGGCGCGCCGCAGTCCTATGCCGGCATCACGCCTCCCGAAAACGAGGCCAAGTATCCCGATCCGGCCATGTTCGGGCCGATGCCGTCGCAGGGCTTCTTCTTCCGGCACGTGAAGCGGCTAGAGGTCAGCCACACCGAAGTCGCTGCGGCCACGCCCGATCCCCGGCCTGCGTTCTACCTCGAAGACGTGGAGCGCGCCGACTTCATCGCAGTCACAGCACCTGCCGGACAGCCGGCCTTCCGCCTGAAGGATGTACGCGACCTGCGGGTGCGCATCAGCCGGGCTGCGGCGGACGCGACGCTCGACAAGGCGACCGACCAGACGCTGTAA
- the tyrS gene encoding tyrosine--tRNA ligase: protein MAHFLPVDEQMDLLQKGAAEIIRISDLRERLEQSRKTGKPLRVKAGFDPTAPDLHLGHTVLMRKLKHFQDLGHTVIFLIGDYTSLIGDPTGRSATRKPLTREQIDENAKSYTEQVFKILDREKTEVRFNSEWLGKLSFEDFIRLAAKFTVSQMLERAEFHARFQSEQPISLHEFLYPLAQGYDSVALESDVELGGTDQKFNLLAGRELQRDFGQQPQIVFMTPIIEGLDGVQKMSKSLGNAIGIHEPAQEMYGKLMSINDELMWRYWTLLTDLRQSEIDAMQAEVAAGTLHPMEAKKRLARTIVAGFHSEEAARAADENWARQFQQKSDDVEGLEEVTLTTADLNPDAEGRIRVTKLLTATGLAASSSEADRKVKEGAVRIDGEVCKQSHLALNGHARVTLRVGKRAKVAVIG, encoded by the coding sequence ATGGCACACTTTCTTCCAGTCGATGAGCAGATGGACCTGCTTCAAAAAGGAGCAGCGGAGATCATCCGCATCTCCGACCTGCGCGAGCGCCTCGAGCAATCGCGGAAAACCGGCAAGCCGCTGCGCGTGAAAGCCGGCTTCGATCCGACCGCGCCGGACCTGCACCTGGGCCACACGGTGCTGATGCGCAAGCTGAAGCATTTCCAGGACCTGGGGCACACGGTGATCTTCCTGATCGGCGACTATACCTCTCTGATCGGCGACCCGACGGGCCGCTCGGCCACACGCAAGCCGCTGACGCGCGAGCAGATCGACGAGAACGCGAAGAGCTATACGGAGCAGGTCTTCAAGATCCTCGACCGCGAGAAGACCGAGGTGCGCTTCAACTCCGAATGGCTGGGCAAGCTCAGCTTCGAGGACTTCATTCGCCTCGCCGCCAAGTTCACCGTCTCGCAAATGCTCGAGCGCGCCGAGTTCCACGCGCGTTTCCAGAGCGAGCAGCCGATCTCGCTGCACGAGTTTCTCTATCCGCTGGCGCAGGGCTACGACTCGGTGGCGCTCGAGTCCGACGTGGAGCTGGGCGGCACGGACCAGAAGTTCAACCTGCTGGCCGGGCGCGAGCTGCAGCGCGACTTCGGGCAGCAGCCGCAGATCGTCTTCATGACGCCGATCATCGAAGGTCTCGACGGCGTGCAGAAGATGTCGAAGTCGCTCGGCAACGCCATCGGCATCCACGAGCCGGCGCAGGAGATGTACGGCAAGCTGATGTCGATCAATGACGAGCTGATGTGGCGCTACTGGACGCTGCTCACCGATCTTCGCCAGTCGGAGATTGACGCCATGCAGGCCGAGGTCGCCGCAGGCACGCTGCATCCCATGGAGGCGAAGAAGCGCCTCGCCCGCACCATCGTCGCCGGCTTCCATTCGGAAGAAGCGGCGCGCGCCGCGGACGAGAACTGGGCACGGCAGTTCCAGCAGAAGAGCGATGACGTGGAAGGGCTCGAAGAGGTCACGCTCACGACCGCCGACCTGAACCCCGACGCAGAGGGACGCATCCGCGTAACAAAACTGCTCACTGCGACCGGGCTCGCAGCTTCTTCCTCGGAGGCCGACCGCAAGGTGAAGGAAGGCGCGGTTCGCATCGATGGCGAGGTCTGCAAGCAGTCGCACCTGGCGCTCAACGGCCATGCCCGCGTTACGCTGCGCGTAGGCAAGCGGGCCAAGGTCGCGGTGATCGGGTAG
- a CDS encoding TonB-dependent receptor codes for MRRSRSVLSCCASLLVALALFISGRPVWAQVASPDSPGAIAGTIVDPTGALIPGATVNAEKSGNVISTAETDSQGHYTITGLVPGCYTVDAIATGFQETHVDGVCVSPGETQRKSLSLPIEIQQQQTVVTDSEIDTSPDKNGGAIVIKGAAINSLSSDPTELQDQLEALAGPSPDGGSAQFFVDGFSGGKLPPKSSIREIRINQNPFSAEYDALGFGRIEIFTKPGTNKLHGDYWMQGNDSSFNTHNPFVADQPPYYSYMLDGDVNGPINKKSSYFADIFNQHTINDSVVNAVVLDSNLNQTSFTQAITSPTTTTNFTPRYDLQIGQVQTLTLRYSLQRTTQSNAGVGQFELASQAYNSDNTEQSIQFSDTQMYSPHVVNETKFQYIRDRNNQTPAETSATVTVQGGFTGGGNNTGINRDNQDHYEFQDHLQIEHGTHEFNIGARLRDVRDANVSTANFNGNYTFASIGAYQITEQGLKAGLTGAQIRAEGGGASLFSQTVGTPGIVVSVFDAGIYAEDNWKARKDLTVSYGLRFESQTQMSDHDDFAPRFGVAYSIPGPKNKPPRAVLRAGYGLFYTRFASTNVLTAKRQNGVEQVGYSVTNPDFYPDTCGTNPAICTSGATSAPTIYSIDPYLRAPYVSTAAFTADIPAGKYLSFSANYLTFKGVHLFLTRNINAPLPGTYNVNDPTSGVRPLGTDENIYQFESRGASSIDVGFFRASLHTKSMGLFAAYVLSKAEANTSGITSFPSNQYDLHVDYGRSANDMRNRAFLFGYADLPGHVSLHAFMVYNSSKPFNITVGEDLNGDTQFNDRPAFATDLTRSSVYHTKWGVFDADPIAGQKIIPINYGKGPNMFQANLGVGRSFNFGPVVPDENPPPPPAPAPAKDSKDSKDAKAPAKPVKKPIVRKYTLSFTVDAENLFNVVNLASPVGVLGSPLFGESTALAGVFGSTTANRTINLETSFRF; via the coding sequence ATGCGCCGTTCCCGCTCTGTTCTGTCCTGTTGCGCCTCTCTGTTGGTAGCGCTTGCGTTGTTCATTTCCGGACGCCCCGTGTGGGCTCAGGTGGCCAGCCCGGATAGCCCCGGCGCCATCGCCGGCACCATCGTCGATCCCACCGGCGCTCTCATCCCCGGCGCCACCGTGAATGCCGAAAAGTCGGGCAATGTGATCTCCACCGCTGAGACCGACAGCCAGGGGCATTACACGATCACCGGCCTCGTGCCCGGCTGTTATACCGTCGACGCCATTGCCACTGGTTTCCAGGAGACGCACGTCGACGGGGTCTGTGTTTCGCCCGGCGAGACGCAGCGCAAGTCCCTCTCGCTGCCCATCGAGATCCAGCAGCAGCAGACCGTCGTTACCGATAGCGAGATCGACACCAGCCCGGACAAGAACGGCGGCGCGATCGTCATCAAGGGCGCGGCCATCAATTCGCTTTCGAGCGATCCGACTGAGCTCCAGGATCAGCTCGAGGCGCTCGCCGGGCCAAGTCCCGATGGTGGCAGTGCGCAGTTCTTCGTCGACGGCTTCTCCGGCGGCAAGCTGCCGCCCAAGTCTTCGATCCGTGAGATCCGCATCAACCAGAATCCCTTTTCCGCGGAGTACGATGCGCTGGGCTTCGGCCGCATCGAGATCTTCACCAAGCCCGGCACCAACAAGCTGCACGGCGACTACTGGATGCAGGGCAACGACTCGTCCTTCAACACCCACAACCCTTTCGTCGCAGACCAGCCGCCCTACTACTCCTACATGCTCGATGGTGACGTAAACGGGCCGATCAATAAGAAGAGTTCCTACTTCGCCGATATTTTCAATCAGCACACGATCAATGACTCGGTGGTGAACGCCGTCGTTCTTGACTCGAATCTGAACCAGACCAGCTTCACGCAGGCGATCACCTCGCCGACCACTACCACCAATTTCACCCCGCGCTACGATCTCCAGATCGGCCAGGTGCAGACACTCACCCTGCGCTATTCCTTGCAGCGCACCACGCAGTCGAACGCCGGTGTCGGCCAGTTTGAGCTGGCCTCGCAGGCCTACAACAGCGACAACACCGAACAGAGCATCCAGTTCTCCGACACGCAGATGTACAGTCCGCATGTCGTCAACGAGACGAAGTTCCAGTACATCCGCGACCGCAATAATCAGACGCCCGCAGAAACCTCTGCCACCGTCACCGTGCAGGGCGGCTTCACCGGCGGCGGCAATAACACCGGCATCAACCGCGACAACCAGGATCACTACGAGTTCCAGGACCACCTGCAGATCGAGCATGGCACGCATGAGTTCAACATCGGCGCGCGCCTGCGCGACGTGCGCGATGCCAATGTCTCAACGGCGAATTTCAACGGCAACTATACCTTCGCCTCCATTGGCGCCTACCAGATCACTGAGCAGGGATTGAAGGCCGGTCTCACCGGAGCGCAGATCCGCGCCGAAGGCGGCGGCGCCAGCCTCTTCTCGCAGACCGTGGGCACGCCCGGCATCGTGGTCTCGGTCTTCGATGCCGGCATCTATGCTGAGGACAACTGGAAGGCGCGCAAGGACCTTACTGTGAGCTATGGTCTGCGCTTCGAGTCGCAGACGCAGATGTCCGATCACGACGACTTCGCGCCGCGTTTCGGCGTCGCATATTCTATCCCCGGCCCCAAGAACAAGCCTCCGCGCGCGGTTCTCCGCGCTGGCTACGGCCTCTTCTACACGCGCTTTGCTTCGACGAACGTGCTCACCGCCAAGCGCCAGAACGGCGTCGAGCAGGTGGGCTATTCGGTGACCAATCCGGATTTTTACCCCGATACCTGTGGCACCAATCCCGCGATCTGTACCAGCGGAGCGACGAGCGCGCCGACGATTTACAGCATCGATCCTTACCTCCGCGCGCCCTATGTCTCCACGGCCGCGTTCACTGCGGATATTCCTGCCGGCAAGTACCTCTCGTTTTCGGCCAACTACCTCACGTTCAAGGGTGTGCACCTCTTCCTCACCCGCAACATCAACGCGCCGCTGCCGGGCACCTATAACGTCAATGACCCAACCAGCGGTGTACGCCCGCTCGGCACAGACGAGAACATCTACCAGTTTGAATCGCGGGGAGCCTCGTCCATCGATGTAGGGTTTTTCCGCGCCAGCCTGCATACCAAATCGATGGGCCTGTTCGCGGCCTATGTGCTCAGCAAGGCCGAGGCGAACACCTCGGGCATCACCAGCTTCCCTTCCAACCAGTACGATCTGCACGTAGACTATGGCCGCAGTGCGAACGACATGCGGAACCGGGCTTTCTTATTCGGGTATGCCGACCTTCCGGGTCATGTCAGCCTGCACGCCTTCATGGTCTATAACTCGAGCAAGCCCTTTAACATCACGGTGGGAGAAGACCTGAACGGGGACACCCAGTTCAATGACCGCCCGGCCTTCGCCACCGATCTGACGCGCTCGAGCGTGTATCACACCAAGTGGGGCGTCTTCGACGCCGACCCCATTGCCGGGCAGAAGATCATCCCCATCAACTACGGCAAGGGTCCGAACATGTTCCAGGCCAACCTCGGCGTTGGGCGCAGCTTCAATTTCGGGCCGGTCGTTCCGGACGAAAACCCGCCACCACCGCCGGCGCCTGCTCCGGCCAAAGACTCCAAGGACTCGAAGGATGCCAAGGCGCCCGCGAAGCCTGTGAAGAAGCCGATCGTGCGGAAGTACACTCTGAGCTTCACGGTTGACGCCGAAAACCTCTTCAATGTGGTGAATCTTGCATCGCCTGTCGGTGTGCTCGGCTCGCCGCTTTTCGGAGAATCGACAGCGCTGGCCGGGGTCTTCGGCTCGACAACCGCCAACCGCACCATCAACCTCGAGACCTCCTTCCGTTTCTGA
- a CDS encoding TIM barrel protein — protein sequence MGTEEQNLPAKDARHSRVFAALDRFRIEIPSWGFANTGTRFGKFLQPAAATSLEEKFADAGEVNRLTGCTPTVALHVLWDLPQGESDVARVRALEAEHGVRAGSINPNLFQEQEYKFGSIANPAPAVRKKAIGHLLESAAIAKALKVRDVSLWVPDGSNYPGTQSVRRRIAWMEEALLATCEALEETQRLLIEYKPFEPAFYHTDIADWGMALHLARVCGPKAKVLVDTGHHAQATNIEQIVAWLLHTGSLGGFHFNDRKYADDDLTLGSIDPYQLFRIFQEMMSAGENADADVAYMIDQSHNMKGKVEAMVQSVVTAQELYARAALIDQKELAKLQDACRLVEAEELFRDAFWTDVRPLVRAWRTARGLAEDPLSALRGGGYVERRAEERRERNSGGSSAYA from the coding sequence ATGGGGACCGAAGAGCAGAACCTACCAGCGAAAGACGCGCGGCACAGCAGAGTATTCGCGGCGCTCGACCGTTTCCGCATCGAGATTCCTTCGTGGGGATTTGCGAATACCGGCACGCGCTTTGGGAAATTCCTGCAGCCCGCGGCGGCGACCTCGCTCGAAGAGAAATTTGCCGATGCCGGCGAGGTGAACCGTCTGACCGGCTGCACGCCGACCGTAGCACTGCACGTGCTGTGGGATCTACCGCAGGGCGAGAGCGATGTGGCACGCGTACGTGCGCTCGAGGCCGAGCACGGCGTACGCGCCGGCTCGATCAATCCCAACCTCTTCCAGGAGCAGGAGTACAAATTCGGCTCGATTGCCAACCCGGCCCCCGCCGTCCGCAAAAAAGCCATTGGCCACCTGCTCGAGTCCGCTGCCATCGCCAAGGCACTCAAGGTGCGGGATGTCTCGCTCTGGGTGCCGGATGGCTCGAACTACCCTGGCACGCAGAGTGTGCGCCGGCGCATTGCATGGATGGAAGAAGCGCTGCTCGCCACCTGCGAGGCACTCGAAGAAACGCAACGGCTGCTGATCGAATACAAGCCGTTTGAGCCAGCCTTCTACCATACGGATATCGCCGACTGGGGCATGGCGCTGCACCTGGCACGCGTGTGCGGTCCCAAGGCCAAGGTGCTGGTCGACACCGGGCATCATGCGCAAGCAACGAACATCGAGCAGATCGTGGCGTGGCTGCTGCATACCGGCTCGCTGGGCGGCTTCCACTTCAACGACCGCAAGTATGCCGACGACGACCTCACGCTGGGCTCGATCGATCCGTACCAGCTCTTCCGCATCTTCCAGGAGATGATGAGCGCGGGCGAGAACGCCGATGCCGATGTGGCGTACATGATCGACCAGAGCCACAACATGAAGGGCAAGGTCGAGGCGATGGTGCAGAGCGTGGTCACCGCGCAGGAGCTTTATGCACGGGCCGCGCTGATCGATCAGAAAGAGCTTGCGAAGCTACAGGATGCCTGCCGGCTGGTTGAGGCCGAAGAGCTCTTCCGGGATGCCTTCTGGACCGATGTGCGTCCGCTAGTGCGCGCGTGGCGAACGGCGCGTGGGCTCGCGGAAGATCCGCTGTCGGCTCTACGGGGCGGCGGCTACGTCGAGCGCCGGGCGGAAGAGCGGCGGGAGCGGAATTCGGGTGGGTCGTCAGCCTACGCATAA
- a CDS encoding cytochrome P460 family protein, whose translation MKWILRLGALALFALLVLQLARPKIGFRSTTAPPAYPAQVQAILEKDCYSCHSDENHLRWFDQPVPAYWLVRYDILAARQHLNFSMLGEKPVAAQRATLYEAVNMIQLGAMPPGRFLLAHPEARVSAADLATMKDWLQPWATHADAGGQEPGPGLVAGEAAPVGSDAVKPEPNGLRFYPDYTGWRLISATDRGDNGTLRLILGNNVAMRAAAAGETSPWPDGTRFAKIAWQQSSGADGLLAAGKFVQVEFMEKHAGRFRDTDGWGWSRWRGANLTPYGKDAAFVGECTSCHAPVKGNDSVYTLPISNAATSREEVLNTRAAALPASLPYQPLQWNPVSVFANRRQNTISILFANDAAMAAHKAGGAATGDAVLALVTWKERDDPHWFGARIPDAPAQVEFVASGKYRLFSGDGLREATPSVSDAEARTAFVKGIPFLLP comes from the coding sequence ATGAAATGGATCCTGCGCCTCGGCGCGCTTGCATTGTTTGCGCTGCTGGTACTGCAGCTGGCACGGCCGAAGATTGGCTTCCGCTCCACGACGGCTCCGCCTGCCTATCCAGCGCAGGTGCAGGCCATTCTCGAAAAAGACTGCTACAGCTGCCACTCGGATGAGAATCACCTGCGCTGGTTCGACCAACCCGTGCCCGCGTACTGGCTGGTGCGTTACGACATCCTGGCGGCGCGGCAGCACCTGAACTTCTCGATGCTGGGCGAAAAGCCTGTGGCAGCGCAGCGGGCCACGCTCTATGAAGCGGTAAACATGATCCAGCTGGGTGCGATGCCGCCGGGACGCTTTCTCCTGGCCCATCCCGAGGCACGCGTCAGCGCAGCGGATCTCGCCACCATGAAAGACTGGCTGCAGCCGTGGGCGACACACGCCGATGCAGGGGGACAGGAACCCGGGCCGGGCCTCGTTGCCGGCGAGGCCGCTCCCGTGGGCTCGGATGCCGTCAAGCCGGAGCCGAACGGGCTGCGGTTTTATCCGGACTACACCGGCTGGCGGCTGATCAGCGCGACCGATCGCGGCGACAACGGCACGCTGCGGCTGATCCTGGGCAACAATGTGGCCATGCGCGCAGCGGCAGCGGGTGAGACTTCGCCCTGGCCCGATGGCACGCGCTTCGCGAAGATTGCCTGGCAGCAGTCGTCGGGCGCCGATGGCCTGCTGGCGGCAGGGAAGTTCGTGCAGGTGGAGTTCATGGAGAAGCATGCCGGGCGCTTCCGGGATACGGACGGCTGGGGCTGGAGCCGCTGGCGCGGCGCAAACCTCACTCCCTACGGCAAGGATGCCGCGTTCGTCGGCGAATGCACCAGCTGCCATGCGCCGGTCAAAGGCAACGACTCTGTCTATACGTTGCCGATCTCGAACGCTGCGACGAGTCGCGAAGAGGTGCTGAATACGCGGGCCGCGGCGCTGCCTGCATCGTTGCCCTATCAACCTTTGCAGTGGAACCCGGTGAGCGTCTTCGCCAACCGGCGGCAAAACACGATCTCCATCCTGTTCGCCAACGATGCCGCCATGGCGGCGCACAAGGCTGGCGGCGCTGCAACCGGCGATGCAGTGCTGGCGCTTGTCACCTGGAAAGAGCGCGACGATCCGCACTGGTTCGGAGCGCGCATTCCGGATGCTCCGGCGCAGGTGGAGTTCGTGGCTTCGGGGAAGTATCGCCTCTTTTCGGGCGATGGCCTGCGCGAGGCGACGCCTTCGGTGAGCGATGCCGAGGCGCGCACAGCGTTCGTGAAGGGGATTCCGTTTCTGCTGCCGTAG
- a CDS encoding substrate-binding domain-containing protein — protein MARTDRRLYLIPVLSKALDILELLQNSTHPLTLAELHAKTRFSKTTVYRVMKTFVHRGYVAQLPDGSYRHVARQRKLCFGFAGQSGEMPFSNEVTASLKEAATRAGVELLVLDNRYDPKTAVENAEELIRRRVDLAIELQVDEEVAPIIGSKIAGANIPLIAVDIPHPNAVYFGVDNFRVGFEAGALLARHAQEEWNGRVSWILGLDLPEAGQLVQSRVSGAFEAVRSALPNTPAESFVRMDGRGLFDRSQKLVAEFLSAHPKDRHILIAAATDTSALGAVAAIRAAKREKQVAVVGQDCIAEAVAEMKRPNSSLIGTVSHEAASYGPALVVLGMSMLRGLTVPPYNYVTHKTVTRESLAEKA, from the coding sequence TTGGCGCGAACCGATCGACGTCTTTACCTGATTCCGGTGCTTTCAAAGGCGCTGGACATTCTTGAGCTCCTGCAGAACAGCACCCACCCGCTGACCCTGGCCGAACTGCACGCGAAAACACGTTTTTCCAAGACCACGGTTTATCGCGTGATGAAGACCTTCGTCCATCGCGGCTACGTAGCCCAGCTTCCGGACGGAAGCTATCGTCACGTGGCGCGGCAGCGCAAGCTGTGCTTCGGCTTTGCCGGGCAGAGCGGCGAGATGCCGTTCTCAAACGAAGTAACGGCCAGCCTGAAGGAAGCCGCGACGCGTGCCGGCGTGGAGCTGCTGGTGCTCGACAACCGCTACGATCCGAAGACCGCGGTGGAGAATGCGGAGGAGCTGATCCGGCGCCGCGTGGATCTGGCGATCGAGTTGCAGGTGGATGAAGAGGTTGCACCGATTATCGGCTCGAAGATCGCGGGAGCGAATATTCCGCTGATCGCGGTCGATATTCCTCACCCGAACGCGGTGTACTTTGGCGTGGACAACTTCCGCGTGGGCTTCGAAGCCGGCGCATTACTGGCCAGGCATGCGCAGGAAGAGTGGAATGGCCGCGTGAGCTGGATTCTGGGCCTGGATCTGCCCGAAGCCGGCCAGCTGGTGCAGAGCCGCGTCTCCGGCGCCTTTGAAGCTGTGCGCAGCGCCCTGCCAAATACGCCCGCAGAGTCCTTTGTCCGCATGGACGGGCGCGGGCTCTTCGACCGCAGCCAGAAGCTGGTGGCAGAGTTCCTGAGCGCGCATCCGAAGGACAGGCACATTCTCATCGCGGCAGCCACGGATACCAGCGCGCTGGGCGCGGTGGCGGCGATCCGCGCAGCGAAGCGCGAGAAGCAGGTCGCGGTCGTCGGCCAGGACTGCATTGCCGAGGCCGTCGCCGAGATGAAGCGGCCGAATTCTTCGCTGATCGGCACCGTGTCCCACGAGGCGGCAAGCTACGGCCCGGCGCTGGTCGTGCTGGGCATGTCGATGCTGCGCGGCCTGACCGTGCCCCCGTACAACTATGTGACGCACAAGACGGTCACACGGGAGTCACTGGCCGAAAAGGCATAG